Below is a genomic region from Deltaproteobacteria bacterium.
GAAACGATTGGAGGATTTAAAAGCAGAACCCAAAAAGACCCTTGATCGGCTTGAGGAAGAGGATTTGGTAGTTGAGAGGAACCCAGAACCTATATCAGTTGCTATTAGTGTACCGAGGACTAAAACGTGAAGTCCCATCTTAACAAAGGACTTTTTTCTAACTATTACCTTGAAGAACTCCTTCCGAGGGAGGAGGAATTCAAGATCTCATTACCAGAATTAGAAAAAGTTATAGAAGAAATTAAGTGTATATGGGATAAGAAATATCTTTCATCGCTTAATGAACCCCAACTCCGAAAACATTTCTTGGATAAGGTTTTTGAAACCTTAGGCTGGACAATCGATGTAGAGCCTCCGACACCATCAGGTGAATGGTCAAAACACCCTGATTATGCCCTGTTTCACTCTATGGAGGACTTAAAGAATGCCCAGAAAGCAACTAAGGAAGAATATTTCAAAAAATCTCTTTGTATAGGGGAAGCCAAGCGCTGGGAAAGACCACTCGATAAGAAAATAAAAGTTGACCCTGAAGACCCACAAAATCCCTCCCTCCAAATAAGTAGATATTTATGGCTTACCGAAGTTAAATGGGGGATACTTACTGATGGAAGGTACTGGAGGCTTTATGAAAGAGAGACTTCAAAGAGGCTAGATATCTTCTATGAGATAGATTTAGAAAACCTTATTGAAAATGGCTCTATAGAGGACTTCAAATACTTCTATCTCTTCTTCCGAAGGCATGCTTTTCCTTATTTTTTAGAAAAGGTCTATAAGGAAAGTGTTGACTATGCTGAAGCGGTCGGTGAAGCACTTAAAGAAAATGTCTACCAGGCGCTAAAGACCTTGGCTCAGGGCTTTTTGAAAACACCAGAGAATGACCTAAAAGAAAGTCGTCTTAAAGAGATTCATGACAACTCCCTGATCCTCCTTTACCGCCTTCTCTTCATCCTCTATGCCGAGTATCGCGGACTCCTCCCTCTACTAGGAGAAAACCAACTTTATACCGAATCATACAGTCTGGATGCCCTTAAGAAGGAAATAGCAGATAGATTAGATAGACACGAACCCATCGCCACCTCAACACATGGATACTGGAATAAAATAAAAGAATTATTTGAGATCATAAATACTGGGAATTCCGAGCTAGGAGTGCCTCCATACAACGGTGGGCTTTTTGACCCCGATAAACACGAATTTCTGGAAAAATATAGGGTAGGAGATCTTTATATCGCAAAGGCAGTAGACCTTCTCTCCCGTTCCAGTGATAGGGCTTATATTGATTATGGTAGCCTTGAAATCCGTCATTTAGGCTCTATTTATGAGGGCCTTCTGGAATACAGACTCAAGATTGCTGAAGAGAAGCTTGTTTCCGTAAAAGAAAAAGGTAAGGAAGTCTTTATTCACCTTGAAGAGGCCAAAAAGGCAAAAAAGAAGATTAAGGAACAAGAAATTGTCAGTAAAGGTGAGGTATATCTAGTCACTGACAAAGGCGAGCGTAAGGCAACTGGTTCCTACTACACCCCTGACTATATTGTCAACTATATCATTGATAACACTCTTGGCCCTCTTGTACAGAGGATTTATAGGGAATCAAAGTTAGCCCAAGAGATTAGAAACAGCACTCGTCATTTTGATGAAATTTTCGAAGAAATAGTTAAGGAAAGAGGAGAGGAAGAAAAGGAGAATTTACTTAAATTATGGAACCTGACCAGAGGCAATCAGGAACAGCGGGGTTTCCTTCTAAATATGCTTGATGGCGCAGAACCTTCTCATGGATATGATCCATTAGAACGAATTCTTCAATTAAAAATTCTCGATCCTGCAATGGGAAGTGGTCATTTTCTGGTAGAGGCTACTGATTATCTGGCAAGGGAACTCCTTAAGGTTTTAAGCGGCGAGCCCCTGTTGAAACCCTCAAAGGAAATGGTGGTCAGGGAAGCTAAGGAGCCTTATGGTCTAAAAGAACCAGAAGAAGAGGACATAAGGTGGGCAAGGCGTGAAGTAGTAGAAAGGTGCATTTTCGGAGTGGATTTGAACCCACTGGCAGTGGAGTTGGCTAAACTCTCTTTGTGGCTTTACACGGTAGCAAAGAACAGACCCCTTAATTTCCTTGATCATCATTTAAGATGTGGGAATTCCCTAATTGGAGCAAGAATAGATAATTTAGCAAGCCTTCCTGAATTGAAAAAGAAAAAACCACAAGCTGGGCCTATCCAACTTGGACTCTTTGAAAGTATCTTCAAGGAAAAAGTCAATATTCTCCTTGGGGCCTTTGGCCAGATTGAGGGCCTTCCCTCTGATACAGTAGAGCAGATCAGGGAAAAAGAGAAATTTTATAATGATTTTAGAAAGATAACCACCAGATTTCAAGATGTGGCCGATGTATGGACAAGTGTATATTTTGGAAATGATGAGGTTTTCAACTGGTATGCCAAGCTTGAAAAGAATCTTAGAGCAACCGATGAGGAATGGGAAAGATTAAGCCACGAACGCTGGTTCAAAAAAGCAAAAGAGATTGCTGACGAAAAGAGATTCTTCCACTGGGAACTGGAATTTCCAGAGGTCTTCTTTGAAGGACACCAAAGAAAGGAGAACCCTGGCTTTGATGCGGTAGTGGGGAATCCACCGTGGGCTTCGCTTAAGGGAAAGTTCCGAATCGCTAACTTTGACGACCAAGAAGCACTATATTTATCAATCGCATTCCCAGACAATACTTATATGCCAAACTTATTTGAGTATTTTATCGGGACTGCCTTGAAACTTGTTCAAATAGGAGGAAGACATTCGTTTATAGTTCCTGACCGATTAGGCTTCAATGCAAACTTAAGGTATCTTCGTTCGCAAATACTTCAAGATACTAAGATTAAAAGCTTACTCTACAAAATAGCTTTTCCTGATGTAACAGCTGACACTTTAATATATGATTTGGAGAAGGCCCCTAAGATGCCGACCGATTGGATTGTGAAGGTTACGGACTATCAAAAAGGTAGTATTAGGATTCCTCAATCTTACTATGCTGAACTGCCTGACAATGAGTTCCTATTCTTTGATAGTGAAAGGGTGATAGAAATTATTCATAAACTGGAGGGTCCAAATATTTCTCTGCTTGACAAGTTGGTAGAATCCACTTCTGGCTTTGGTGGCAAATCTGCAAGCATCACTTCTATCAGAAAATCAGTCAAACAAATTCCAGTTATCAAGGGCGAAAATGTTCAGAAATATTTGATAGATAATCATTTCTATTTTGAATTCAAATCTAATAATATCACTGGTCGGACAAAAGACATATGTAAGCTAGGAGCTCGCCCAAAGGTCCTTCTTCGCAAGACAGGCGTAGAAATAATATCAGCATACGATGATACAGGTAGGTATCCTGAACAATCTGCTTACTTCCTTTTTAATAAGATTACATGCGAGGATTATAAGTATTTGCTTTGCCTTTTGAACTCAAAGACTCTAACTTTCTATTATTGGTATAAACTTGTTACCAACCGCGACTCTACACCACAACTCAAAAAAATACACTTGGATGCATTTCCCATTCGTCGTATCTCATTTGTCACGCGCAAAGACCAACGGGAGCGCTTAGTTTACGAAGCAAAAAAACATTATAAAAAATTTCTTGAGAGAGGAAATTCTAATACCATCCTCCACTTTGTCGAATCC
It encodes:
- a CDS encoding Eco57I restriction-modification methylase domain-containing protein, translated to MKSHLNKGLFSNYYLEELLPREEEFKISLPELEKVIEEIKCIWDKKYLSSLNEPQLRKHFLDKVFETLGWTIDVEPPTPSGEWSKHPDYALFHSMEDLKNAQKATKEEYFKKSLCIGEAKRWERPLDKKIKVDPEDPQNPSLQISRYLWLTEVKWGILTDGRYWRLYERETSKRLDIFYEIDLENLIENGSIEDFKYFYLFFRRHAFPYFLEKVYKESVDYAEAVGEALKENVYQALKTLAQGFLKTPENDLKESRLKEIHDNSLILLYRLLFILYAEYRGLLPLLGENQLYTESYSLDALKKEIADRLDRHEPIATSTHGYWNKIKELFEIINTGNSELGVPPYNGGLFDPDKHEFLEKYRVGDLYIAKAVDLLSRSSDRAYIDYGSLEIRHLGSIYEGLLEYRLKIAEEKLVSVKEKGKEVFIHLEEAKKAKKKIKEQEIVSKGEVYLVTDKGERKATGSYYTPDYIVNYIIDNTLGPLVQRIYRESKLAQEIRNSTRHFDEIFEEIVKERGEEEKENLLKLWNLTRGNQEQRGFLLNMLDGAEPSHGYDPLERILQLKILDPAMGSGHFLVEATDYLARELLKVLSGEPLLKPSKEMVVREAKEPYGLKEPEEEDIRWARREVVERCIFGVDLNPLAVELAKLSLWLYTVAKNRPLNFLDHHLRCGNSLIGARIDNLASLPELKKKKPQAGPIQLGLFESIFKEKVNILLGAFGQIEGLPSDTVEQIREKEKFYNDFRKITTRFQDVADVWTSVYFGNDEVFNWYAKLEKNLRATDEEWERLSHERWFKKAKEIADEKRFFHWELEFPEVFFEGHQRKENPGFDAVVGNPPWASLKGKFRIANFDDQEALYLSIAFPDNTYMPNLFEYFIGTALKLVQIGGRHSFIVPDRLGFNANLRYLRSQILQDTKIKSLLYKIAFPDVTADTLIYDLEKAPKMPTDWIVKVTDYQKGSIRIPQSYYAELPDNEFLFFDSERVIEIIHKLEGPNISLLDKLVESTSGFGGKSASITSIRKSVKQIPVIKGENVQKYLIDNHFYFEFKSNNITGRTKDICKLGARPKVLLRKTGVEIISAYDDTGRYPEQSAYFLFNKITCEDYKYLLCLLNSKTLTFYYWYKLVTNRDSTPQLKKIHLDAFPIRRISFVTRKDQRERLVYEAKKHYKKFLERGNSNTILHFVESRLIKEHKPDPELVKKHNVDPLNKDWQFPEGALWEQSDVVHDILTFLAEQMIEMNKEKQEETKGYLEWLESQLKIQSDAEGNAGIEALTGKTQIKNYLGDYQKGEEHLSFDQFWKILEKNKTRIQANLKSRELYENIRSEYEKSLTKLLPLKEKLRKTDWLIDQIVYKLYGLTEEEIKIVEENR